Proteins found in one Fulvitalea axinellae genomic segment:
- a CDS encoding 3-deoxy-D-manno-octulosonic acid transferase, giving the protein MTISKIVYNVAMGAMAAGVRVGVLFSPKTKQFVEGRKGLLDNLRKEFSGNESPLAWFHCASLGEFEQARPVMEMFRKEYPDYKIVLTFFSPSGYEVRKNYEGADYICYLPLDSGSNAKAFLDAINPSIVFFVKYEFWYHYFSEIKRRNIPMILFSAIFRKSQPFFKAYGSLHREMLDCITKIFVQDSDSIALLKKIGKTEAQEAGDTRFDRVSAVCAEAKRVPLVESFKGDSRLMVIGSSWLSDMKVLYRLINQEYENLKFVIAPHNLKEAEMQTMEKSIRRRTIRFSEADSNSVRRSQVMIIDNFGMLSSIYRYADFSYIGGSFNKGLHNTLEAATFGAPIFFGNDETNAKFKEAKALVACGGAFEIADSDELKKKFDEVFEDEKAREEAATASADYVAQNTGASEMIIDYTRKLLAR; this is encoded by the coding sequence ATGACGATTTCAAAAATTGTATATAACGTAGCCATGGGGGCAATGGCCGCGGGTGTCCGTGTGGGTGTTTTGTTTAGCCCGAAGACAAAACAGTTTGTCGAAGGGCGGAAAGGTTTGCTGGACAATCTGCGCAAGGAGTTTTCGGGCAATGAAAGTCCGCTCGCTTGGTTCCACTGCGCCTCTTTGGGGGAGTTTGAACAGGCCCGGCCCGTAATGGAGATGTTCAGAAAAGAATATCCCGACTATAAAATCGTGCTGACTTTCTTTTCCCCGTCGGGTTACGAGGTCAGGAAAAACTATGAGGGAGCGGACTATATCTGCTACCTGCCTTTGGATAGCGGAAGCAACGCCAAAGCGTTTCTCGACGCTATAAATCCGTCGATCGTGTTTTTTGTCAAATACGAATTCTGGTACCATTACTTCTCGGAAATCAAGCGCAGGAATATCCCGATGATATTGTTCTCCGCCATTTTCAGAAAAAGCCAACCGTTTTTCAAAGCTTACGGCTCCTTGCACAGAGAAATGCTGGATTGTATCACGAAAATTTTCGTGCAGGATTCGGACTCAATTGCTTTATTGAAGAAAATTGGAAAGACCGAAGCCCAAGAAGCCGGAGATACCCGGTTTGACAGGGTAAGCGCCGTTTGCGCTGAAGCGAAAAGGGTTCCTTTGGTGGAAAGCTTCAAAGGCGATAGCAGACTGATGGTAATCGGCAGTAGTTGGCTTTCGGATATGAAAGTGCTCTATCGGTTGATTAATCAGGAATACGAGAACCTGAAGTTTGTGATTGCGCCGCATAACCTGAAAGAGGCGGAAATGCAGACGATGGAAAAATCGATCCGTAGGCGAACAATACGCTTTTCCGAAGCCGATTCGAATAGCGTAAGGCGTTCCCAAGTCATGATTATCGATAACTTCGGGATGTTGTCTTCCATTTACCGTTACGCGGATTTCTCGTATATCGGCGGTTCCTTTAACAAAGGATTGCACAACACGCTGGAAGCGGCGACATTTGGCGCCCCGATTTTCTTTGGAAATGACGAAACGAACGCCAAGTTCAAAGAAGCGAAAGCTTTGGTGGCTTGCGGTGGCGCTTTCGAAATTGCGGATTCGGATGAATTGAAAAAGAAATTCGACGAGGTTTTCGAAGACGAGAAGGCCAGGGAAGAGGCGGCGACGGCTTCAGCGGATTATGTGGCCCAAAACACCGGAGCCAGCGAAATGATTATTGACTATACAAGAAAGCTTTTAGCCAGATGA
- a CDS encoding YitT family protein, giving the protein MNKETLRIVREYSIITVGIMLFVLGWGAFVIPSNISGGGVSGISILVYQVTGIPVSYTYLLANVALLAVGIRHVGKAYGLKIVYGVLLGSIMFWLVQQFITEPVVDERFMAAIIGGVISGIGAAMVLAQGGSLGGTDILATIIMKYRNASPGKLLLYMDMVIIGASFFVFRSPTAIVYASVVMVSMTYVVDSVLTGRNASVQLFIFSNNFEPIAKRIEKEVDRGLTILDGTGWYSQEKKKIIMVIVRKSEYSRVLSIAKHEDPDAFVSVANVVGVYGQGFDQIKN; this is encoded by the coding sequence ATGAATAAGGAAACGTTAAGAATTGTCCGGGAATATTCGATTATTACCGTGGGGATTATGCTGTTTGTCTTGGGCTGGGGAGCGTTTGTTATCCCGTCCAATATTTCAGGCGGTGGCGTTAGCGGCATCAGTATTTTGGTGTACCAAGTAACCGGTATTCCGGTCAGTTACACTTATTTGCTGGCAAACGTGGCTTTACTCGCCGTCGGTATTCGCCATGTGGGCAAAGCCTACGGTTTAAAAATCGTGTACGGGGTTTTGCTCGGCTCAATAATGTTCTGGCTTGTCCAGCAATTTATTACCGAGCCCGTAGTAGACGAACGTTTTATGGCGGCCATCATCGGCGGCGTAATTTCCGGTATCGGCGCGGCGATGGTGCTTGCGCAGGGCGGAAGTTTGGGCGGTACGGACATTTTGGCCACCATTATCATGAAATACCGCAACGCTTCGCCCGGCAAGCTTTTGCTTTATATGGATATGGTGATTATCGGGGCGTCGTTTTTTGTTTTCCGTTCGCCTACGGCCATCGTTTACGCTTCGGTTGTGATGGTTTCGATGACTTATGTGGTAGATTCCGTACTCACGGGCCGGAACGCTTCGGTACAATTATTTATATTTTCGAATAATTTCGAACCGATAGCCAAACGTATAGAAAAAGAAGTGGACCGCGGGTTGACTATTCTGGACGGAACGGGCTGGTATTCTCAGGAGAAAAAGAAAATTATAATGGTGATTGTCCGCAAATCGGAGTATTCGCGGGTGTTGAGCATCGCCAAACACGAAGATCCGGACGCTTTTGTGTCGGTGGCGAATGTCGTCGGCGTTTACGGGCAGGGATTTGACCAAATCAAAAACTGA
- a CDS encoding peroxiredoxin has translation MSLVGKKAPLFKAPAVINGEEIVQDFSLEQFIGEKEVVFFFYPKDFTFVCPTEILAFQEKLAEFEKRGVAVVGASTDTEETHLAWLLTARDNGGIEGVTYPLVADVSKTIANNYGVLAGDWNYSEEGELVFEGAPIAYRGTFLIDKAGIVRHETVNDFPLGRNIDEMIRLVDALHHVEKHGEVCPANWEEGKEAMEATREGVSSYLSSNK, from the coding sequence ATGTCACTCGTAGGAAAAAAAGCGCCTTTGTTTAAGGCTCCTGCCGTTATCAACGGCGAAGAAATCGTTCAGGACTTCTCATTGGAGCAGTTCATAGGCGAAAAGGAAGTTGTTTTCTTCTTTTACCCCAAAGACTTCACTTTCGTTTGCCCTACCGAAATTCTCGCTTTCCAGGAAAAACTCGCTGAGTTTGAGAAGCGCGGCGTTGCCGTTGTAGGTGCGTCTACAGACACAGAGGAGACTCATCTCGCTTGGTTGCTCACTGCCCGTGACAACGGAGGCATCGAAGGCGTAACTTACCCGTTGGTAGCCGACGTATCGAAGACCATCGCCAACAACTACGGCGTTTTGGCCGGTGACTGGAACTACAGCGAAGAAGGCGAGCTCGTTTTCGAAGGTGCGCCGATCGCTTACCGCGGTACTTTCCTGATCGACAAAGCCGGTATCGTTCGTCACGAAACCGTGAACGACTTCCCGCTTGGACGTAACATCGACGAGATGATCCGTTTGGTGGACGCTCTTCACCACGTTGAGAAGCACGGCGAAGTTTGCCCGGCTAACTGGGAAGAAGGAAAAGAGGCTATGGAAGCTACTCGCGAAGGCGTTTCTAGCTACCTTTCGTCGAACAAATAA
- the rsgA gene encoding ribosome small subunit-dependent GTPase A — MMEGLVLRSTGSWYEVETAAGDVYNCRLRGKFKIKGLKVTNPIAVGDRVKFELEDSEEQTGVIQNIVPRENYIIRQSSRKVHYGHIIAANLDQAILVVTLVMPRTSFGFIDRFLVSAESYHVPAVLAFNKSDLLEEEDKEYQSQVMAMYERIGYKCVEISALEGTGVEDFEKMLKGKVSLLAGHSGVGKSTLTNRIDPEIGQRTAEISQFANKGVHTTTFAEMFKLEEGTYLIDTPGIKELALFEFKSEDIAQYFPEMREYASECRFHNCTHDHEPGCAVRKAVKAGKISLTRFDSYMSMLKGDDNRR; from the coding sequence ATGATGGAAGGATTGGTTTTGCGTTCGACGGGATCGTGGTATGAGGTGGAAACCGCCGCCGGCGATGTTTATAATTGCCGTTTGCGCGGTAAGTTCAAGATAAAAGGGCTGAAAGTGACCAATCCTATCGCCGTGGGCGACCGGGTGAAGTTTGAGCTTGAGGATTCGGAGGAGCAGACTGGCGTGATCCAGAATATTGTTCCGCGCGAGAATTACATTATCAGACAATCGAGCCGTAAGGTTCATTACGGACACATCATCGCGGCGAATCTTGATCAAGCCATTTTGGTCGTGACACTGGTGATGCCGAGAACGTCTTTCGGCTTTATCGACCGTTTTCTGGTTTCGGCCGAGTCTTACCACGTACCGGCGGTATTGGCTTTCAACAAAAGCGATCTGCTGGAAGAGGAGGACAAAGAGTACCAAAGCCAAGTAATGGCCATGTACGAGCGGATCGGTTACAAATGCGTGGAAATATCGGCGCTGGAAGGAACGGGCGTGGAGGACTTCGAAAAAATGCTGAAAGGAAAAGTCTCGCTTTTGGCCGGCCATTCGGGCGTGGGAAAATCGACGCTGACCAACCGCATCGATCCGGAAATTGGCCAGCGTACGGCCGAGATCTCGCAGTTCGCCAACAAAGGCGTGCATACGACCACTTTCGCCGAGATGTTTAAGCTGGAAGAGGGAACTTATCTGATCGATACGCCGGGAATTAAGGAATTGGCGCTGTTTGAGTTTAAAAGCGAAGACATTGCGCAATATTTCCCGGAGATGAGAGAATATGCGTCCGAATGCCGTTTTCATAACTGTACCCACGACCATGAGCCCGGTTGCGCCGTGCGGAAAGCCGTAAAAGCTGGCAAAATCTCGCTCACAAGATTCGACAGCTACATGAGCATGCTCAAAGGCGATGACAATAGAAGATAG
- a CDS encoding sulfatase, giving the protein MKKTLLTLGVAGMAALSQSCAPEKPRKKTNILFVISDDQSWKHTGMENIPELKTPGFDFLARNGAYFENAYASAPSCTPSCAAALTGRNGWELGETSTLWGRFGDEQLAYTDILAEKGYAVGMTGKGWGPGIMGGKRKQNPAGKNYSSKKKQIIKGTWALSNIDYTENFKQFYGEKKPDQPFCFWFGAKEPHRPYVTGTGVSLGGKNLAQVPLPGFWPKDSTISSDVADYFFEIEHYDSHLKNIVEFLEEKNELENTLIIVTSDNGMPFPRAKANLYEFGAHVPLAIYWKGKIEKGRRISEIVSLIDIAPTILEATGQKIPERMTGQSLLPALESEKNLKTLRNRAYPYRERHAYSYADGVAYASRAIRRDDYLLIWNLTPDMYPSGDISPENNRNFLPYGDVDSGPTKDFLLAGKYDPEIGKFYRMNFGKRPEVEFFNVKKDPYQNENLADNPAFTETKNSMFTELKEYLSKTGDPRMKGHGEKFAQNPYYGSTQWNGFVGKQRWDKMTEEEREKTKDKVERTRKNNTKKLKEMGWSESDKNIVI; this is encoded by the coding sequence ATGAAAAAAACTTTGCTCACTTTGGGTGTCGCCGGAATGGCTGCCCTTTCGCAATCCTGCGCGCCGGAAAAGCCCCGGAAAAAAACCAATATACTTTTTGTGATTTCCGACGACCAAAGCTGGAAACACACCGGCATGGAGAATATTCCTGAGCTTAAAACTCCGGGTTTCGATTTTCTGGCAAGAAACGGGGCCTATTTCGAAAACGCTTACGCTTCGGCGCCGTCCTGCACGCCTTCGTGCGCGGCCGCGCTTACCGGCCGTAACGGCTGGGAACTCGGCGAAACGTCCACACTTTGGGGACGCTTCGGAGACGAACAGCTGGCTTACACCGATATTTTGGCGGAAAAAGGTTACGCCGTGGGAATGACCGGCAAAGGCTGGGGCCCGGGAATTATGGGCGGAAAACGCAAGCAAAATCCGGCGGGAAAAAACTACAGCTCAAAAAAGAAACAGATAATAAAAGGTACATGGGCGCTGTCCAATATCGATTACACCGAAAACTTCAAGCAATTTTACGGCGAGAAAAAACCTGACCAACCGTTTTGCTTCTGGTTTGGCGCCAAAGAGCCTCACCGGCCTTACGTTACTGGCACCGGCGTTAGTCTCGGCGGAAAAAATCTGGCCCAAGTCCCGCTTCCCGGTTTTTGGCCGAAAGATTCGACCATTTCCAGCGACGTGGCGGATTATTTCTTCGAAATCGAGCACTATGATTCTCACCTGAAAAATATTGTCGAATTTCTGGAAGAAAAAAACGAGCTCGAAAATACGCTCATTATCGTGACGTCGGATAACGGAATGCCGTTTCCGCGCGCCAAAGCGAATCTGTACGAATTCGGAGCGCACGTTCCGCTGGCGATTTATTGGAAAGGAAAAATCGAGAAAGGCCGGCGGATCTCCGAGATCGTCAGCCTAATCGACATCGCTCCGACAATACTGGAAGCCACGGGCCAGAAAATTCCGGAAAGAATGACCGGACAGAGCCTTTTGCCGGCTTTGGAGTCGGAAAAAAACTTGAAAACGCTTCGTAACCGGGCTTACCCGTACCGTGAGCGCCACGCATATTCGTACGCTGACGGCGTAGCTTACGCAAGCCGGGCAATCCGCCGTGACGATTATCTTCTGATTTGGAACTTGACGCCTGACATGTATCCGTCCGGAGACATTTCACCGGAAAACAACCGTAATTTCCTTCCTTACGGCGATGTTGACAGCGGTCCTACGAAGGATTTTCTGCTAGCTGGGAAATATGATCCGGAAATAGGGAAGTTTTACCGTATGAATTTCGGAAAGCGTCCGGAGGTGGAGTTTTTTAACGTGAAAAAAGATCCGTACCAAAACGAAAATCTCGCCGATAATCCGGCCTTTACCGAAACAAAAAACTCGATGTTCACGGAGTTAAAAGAATACTTGTCGAAAACCGGCGATCCGAGAATGAAAGGCCACGGCGAAAAATTCGCACAAAATCCGTATTACGGCTCGACACAATGGAACGGTTTCGTGGGAAAACAGCGCTGGGATAAGATGACTGAAGAAGAGCGAGAAAAAACTAAGGACAAAGTGGAACGCACACGTAAGAATAACACCAAAAAGCTAAAAGAAATGGGCTGGAGCGAATCCGATAAAAATATCGTGATCTGA